A window of the Parabacteroides merdae ATCC 43184 genome harbors these coding sequences:
- a CDS encoding hybrid sensor histidine kinase/response regulator transcription factor, with amino-acid sequence MLYTPPVYSINFFFSHLGVEDGLSQVSVLDIFQDSDGYIWFGTRNGANRYDGYEFVVYQNEVNNNATLTDNYIRGFAEDNRKNIWIATSNGINCIDYKTKKITRFYPKSINKECTTNIINRLLKHSDGNVYAFCNRSVFKCSMNQTVETVFPDIAIPSPTYSVAQAPDKDIYIGTESNGLYIYSENWKLKKHVPIDGIIATILPDNNGDIWLGLDETGICLFNKNKQTFTWLHKDNTNLNNNSIRTFVSYGDSSILVGTFRGLNILNKKELTITPANINIAGKGGLSHYSIHSMLIDKDQTLWIGTYSAGVNYHSPFYRPVSYITPNEYAGIIGKGQQDKDGNMWFATEGAGLFYYNPENGRQQLYPIKPLHEGNYEINIIKSILIQGDSILCSTHFGSVYLFSIRDKQYKKLYDFQHNDIFSLYIDKSKRLWIPTNSSQNLVMVDKGKQTNRFMANGISRSFKWVTVIHELEPNLFLFGTLSDSLYLYDMKKETVRNLSTELQPDPKFEKLGNITAITQDNEGYVWIATNKNGLYRLNRNLKLAKHYQKKDGLSDSYINSLTIDQHQNIWVTTGKSIYKLNRTTDTFSEMRIADTPAMEFTRFSGNSISADGSIYFPGDKGVLFFNPDKIMVNPNIPPVDITSLIVNNKDDVTGNIEDGEITLTSDQNNITFRYTALNFIHSERNQYAYKLEGADPAWHMVGNRREAYYSNLAPGTYTFRIKASNNDNIWNPEEATLRITIDPPFYKTWWAYLLYFCIITFIIVRIIRHQHDKHERERELRYKQMEQDKVNELHEERMRMFTNFSHELRTPLTLIINPLNDLMQYVSFSPEIKETLQLIKKNTGRMLLLVNNLMDIQKYEAGKTVLQKTSFNFSSFIREMYHSFESVADNREIRFVLDNELPETYKVCFDEAEIEKVFFNLLSNAFKFTPSEGQVTIRVNTVTQAECELLPHFPAQYSSILIEAGYLFIEVIDTGKGFSEQEAEKIFEPFYRSQEDIHRQISGTGIGLSLTRSIILQHNGCIWTESSETEGTRFMFLLPDTEKQEEGENESPVLSKSAEISKKFDLLVEETQNKNKQTVLLADDNQEVLQYLEQQLSLDYIVVKAFNGKEALAMIEESYPHIVISDIMMPEMNGLELCKRIKENQNYCHIPVILLTAKSMISQIEEGLDAGADDYIVKPFQISLLKARIRNLLSLREKMKTMYGETFSLKQFGVEEPKEHDDFLTRYIEIVKANISNPELDVSVIYEALGMSRTNFYRKVKTVTGLSPIELIKNIRLEAGAKLLKESDMNISEIAQHIGFSSRSYFARSFKAVYGMSPTEYQETKSQD; translated from the coding sequence ATGCTATATACACCTCCTGTATATAGCATAAATTTCTTCTTCTCCCACCTGGGAGTAGAAGATGGCCTGTCGCAAGTTTCCGTTCTTGATATTTTCCAGGATTCGGACGGTTACATCTGGTTCGGGACGCGCAACGGCGCGAACCGCTACGATGGCTACGAATTCGTTGTCTATCAAAACGAAGTCAACAATAATGCAACATTAACAGACAACTACATTCGGGGATTTGCCGAGGACAACCGGAAGAATATTTGGATCGCAACTTCGAACGGGATCAACTGTATCGATTATAAAACCAAAAAGATAACCCGTTTTTACCCCAAAAGCATCAACAAGGAATGCACCACCAATATCATCAACCGCCTATTAAAACATTCGGACGGGAATGTCTATGCTTTCTGCAACCGATCCGTATTCAAATGCAGTATGAACCAGACGGTCGAAACGGTCTTCCCCGACATAGCAATCCCTTCACCGACCTATTCCGTAGCACAGGCTCCGGACAAGGACATTTATATCGGAACGGAGAGCAACGGCTTGTACATTTATTCCGAAAACTGGAAACTAAAAAAACACGTACCCATCGACGGTATCATTGCAACCATATTACCAGACAACAACGGGGATATATGGCTGGGACTAGACGAAACCGGAATTTGCCTCTTCAACAAAAACAAACAGACCTTTACATGGTTGCACAAGGATAACACCAACCTCAATAACAACTCGATACGCACATTCGTTTCCTACGGCGACAGTTCCATTCTGGTCGGAACATTCCGGGGATTAAACATACTGAATAAAAAAGAACTCACCATCACTCCTGCCAATATCAATATCGCCGGGAAAGGAGGCCTGAGCCACTACTCCATCCACAGCATGCTGATCGACAAAGATCAGACACTCTGGATCGGGACCTATTCAGCAGGAGTCAATTATCATAGTCCCTTTTACAGGCCGGTTTCCTATATCACGCCAAACGAATATGCCGGCATCATCGGCAAAGGTCAACAAGACAAAGACGGGAACATGTGGTTTGCAACAGAAGGTGCAGGATTGTTTTACTATAACCCGGAAAACGGGCGACAACAGCTTTATCCCATCAAACCTCTTCACGAAGGGAATTATGAGATTAATATCATCAAATCGATCCTGATACAAGGAGACTCGATCTTGTGCTCTACCCATTTCGGGTCAGTCTATTTGTTTTCCATTCGGGATAAACAGTATAAAAAGCTATACGACTTCCAGCACAACGACATTTTCTCCCTATACATCGATAAAAGCAAACGGCTCTGGATACCGACAAACAGCAGCCAGAACTTAGTGATGGTCGACAAAGGAAAGCAAACCAACCGGTTCATGGCCAACGGCATTTCCCGCTCTTTCAAATGGGTTACTGTTATCCATGAACTTGAACCAAATCTGTTTTTGTTCGGTACATTGTCTGACAGCCTTTACCTGTACGACATGAAGAAAGAAACCGTCCGCAACCTTTCCACCGAACTGCAACCGGATCCCAAATTCGAAAAGTTGGGAAATATCACGGCCATTACGCAGGACAACGAAGGCTACGTCTGGATTGCGACCAATAAAAACGGCTTATACCGCCTGAACCGGAACCTAAAATTGGCCAAACACTATCAGAAAAAGGACGGGCTGTCCGACAGCTATATTAACTCACTTACAATCGACCAACACCAAAATATCTGGGTAACGACAGGAAAATCCATATATAAACTGAATCGCACAACCGATACTTTCAGTGAAATGAGAATAGCCGATACTCCGGCAATGGAGTTTACACGATTTTCAGGCAACAGCATTTCTGCCGACGGCAGCATCTATTTCCCCGGAGACAAAGGGGTCCTTTTCTTCAATCCGGACAAGATCATGGTGAATCCCAACATTCCGCCAGTAGATATCACTTCCCTGATTGTAAATAATAAAGACGACGTGACTGGAAACATTGAGGACGGGGAGATTACGCTCACTTCCGATCAGAATAACATCACGTTCAGATACACGGCGTTAAACTTTATCCATTCCGAACGGAACCAGTATGCCTACAAGCTGGAAGGAGCCGATCCGGCATGGCACATGGTCGGAAACCGACGGGAGGCTTATTACAGCAACTTGGCTCCCGGCACCTATACATTCCGGATCAAAGCCTCAAACAACGACAACATATGGAATCCCGAAGAAGCAACACTACGCATCACAATCGATCCGCCTTTCTACAAGACTTGGTGGGCTTACCTCTTATACTTTTGTATAATCACATTCATCATCGTGAGAATCATTCGTCATCAGCACGATAAACACGAACGGGAACGGGAACTTCGCTACAAACAGATGGAGCAGGATAAGGTCAACGAATTGCATGAGGAACGGATGCGCATGTTCACCAATTTCTCACATGAACTGCGTACTCCCCTGACGCTCATCATTAACCCGCTAAACGACCTGATGCAGTACGTATCTTTCTCGCCTGAAATAAAGGAGACACTTCAGTTGATCAAAAAGAATACCGGACGGATGTTGCTCTTAGTCAATAATCTGATGGATATACAAAAATACGAAGCGGGCAAAACAGTCCTACAAAAGACCAGTTTTAATTTTTCCTCCTTTATCCGCGAGATGTATCACTCTTTCGAGAGCGTGGCTGACAACCGGGAGATCCGTTTCGTGTTGGACAACGAGCTACCGGAAACATATAAGGTTTGTTTTGACGAAGCGGAGATCGAAAAGGTATTCTTCAACCTGCTCTCCAATGCCTTCAAATTTACACCTTCGGAAGGACAGGTGACCATCCGTGTCAACACGGTCACACAGGCGGAATGTGAACTGCTCCCCCATTTCCCGGCTCAATACAGCTCCATCCTGATAGAAGCTGGATACCTGTTTATCGAGGTGATAGACACCGGAAAAGGTTTCAGCGAACAGGAAGCAGAAAAGATTTTCGAACCTTTCTATCGTTCACAAGAAGATATACACCGGCAGATTTCCGGTACAGGTATCGGGCTCAGCTTGACACGCTCCATCATTTTGCAGCATAACGGTTGCATCTGGACCGAAAGTTCGGAAACGGAAGGCACCCGCTTTATGTTCCTTCTTCCCGACACCGAAAAACAGGAAGAAGGGGAGAACGAATCTCCCGTCCTATCCAAGTCCGCCGAAATCAGTAAAAAGTTCGATTTGCTGGTCGAAGAGACCCAGAACAAAAATAAGCAGACGGTTTTGCTGGCCGATGACAATCAGGAAGTGCTTCAATATCTGGAACAACAGCTCAGCCTTGATTATATCGTGGTTAAGGCTTTCAATGGCAAAGAGGCATTGGCGATGATTGAGGAGTCATATCCCCATATTGTCATCAGCGACATCATGATGCCAGAAATGAACGGGCTCGAACTTTGTAAACGTATCAAGGAAAACCAGAACTACTGCCATATACCGGTTATCTTGCTTACCGCCAAGTCAATGATATCACAGATCGAGGAAGGCCTAGATGCCGGCGCAGACGACTATATCGTCAAGCCTTTCCAGATATCTTTACTCAAAGCCCGTATCCGGAACCTCCTTTCCCTACGCGAGAAAATGAAGACGATGTATGGGGAAACATTTTCCCTCAAACAGTTTGGAGTGGAAGAGCCAAAAGAGCACGATGATTTCCTCACTCGGTATATTGAGATTGTAAAAGCCAATATATCGAATCCCGAACTTGATGTATCAGTCATTTATGAGGCATTGGGAATGAGCCGGACTAACTTTTACAGGAAAGTAAAGACCGTAACCGGACTTTCTCCCATCGAGTTGATTAAAAATATCCGTCTGGAGGCAGGTGCAAAACTTTTAAAGGAATCGGACATGAATATTTCCGAAATAGCCCAGCACATCGGTTTTAGTAGCCGTTCGTATTTCGCCCGCAGCTTCAAGGCTGTCTATGGAATGTCACCGACAGAATATCAGGAAACAAAATCTCAAGACTAA
- a CDS encoding glycoside hydrolase family 2 protein has translation MNKRVLSLTLLLVCFSLVMQAEGRIVEPFNSGWVFKKAPAGKELAVNAPKWESGWTEVEIPHTWNAKDMQTQYDQFYEGPAYYKKHYFFPAELKDKRVFLRFEGVGAVAEVYVNGSLVTTHKGAYSAFSCEIGTALKPGADNEIIVKADNASRPDVIPINHVLFGVYGGMYRPVWLIVTEPYNICVTDCASSGVYITQKNVSKKQADVKVKVKLDNGTLQPAPLTLQNTIYDQEGKLVATQSRSFDLTPQGVQSFEADFKIKNPTLWQGRKNPYLYKIVSRLIRNGKVIDEVVQPLGLRKYEIVAGEGFYLNGEKYPMYGVTRHQDWWGLGSALKNENHDFDLATIMDIGATTVRFAHYQQSDYLYSRCDSLGLIIWAEIPFVNRVSGQEAENARNQLRELIRQSFNHPSIYVWGLHNEVYHPHEYTKELTRSLHDLAKTEDPDRYTVSVNGYGHMEHPVNLNADIQGMNRYFGWYEKKLQDIEPWVEGLEKNYPDQKLMLTEYGADANIVHQTEYLDNSLNWTKPFYPETFQTKTHEYQWSVIAKHPYIVASYLWNTFDFATPLANRGDLPARNMKGMVTFDRKTKKDSYFWYKANWSEDPVLYLTQRRNVDREKKVTSITVYSNIGEPKVFLNGQELSGIHKGYTDVHYIIDNVTLADGKNIVKTVASKDGKTYEDTIEWMYTGEKKREADSFSIKGVHAGFE, from the coding sequence ATGAATAAACGAGTATTGAGTTTAACCTTGTTGCTGGTCTGTTTCAGTTTGGTGATGCAGGCCGAAGGCCGGATTGTCGAGCCGTTTAATTCCGGTTGGGTATTTAAGAAAGCGCCGGCAGGTAAGGAACTGGCCGTTAATGCGCCGAAATGGGAGAGTGGATGGACCGAGGTCGAGATTCCTCACACGTGGAATGCAAAAGATATGCAGACGCAGTATGACCAATTCTACGAAGGACCTGCCTACTACAAAAAGCACTATTTCTTTCCTGCTGAACTGAAGGACAAACGCGTCTTCCTGCGTTTCGAAGGTGTGGGAGCTGTTGCGGAGGTGTATGTGAACGGTTCTCTTGTGACAACTCATAAAGGAGCCTACTCTGCTTTTTCATGCGAGATCGGTACGGCGCTGAAACCGGGGGCGGATAACGAGATCATAGTGAAAGCCGACAATGCGTCACGTCCGGACGTGATTCCTATCAATCATGTGCTTTTCGGCGTTTATGGCGGGATGTACCGTCCGGTTTGGTTGATCGTGACAGAGCCTTATAATATCTGCGTGACCGATTGTGCTTCTTCCGGTGTCTACATCACCCAGAAGAATGTCTCCAAAAAGCAAGCGGATGTAAAAGTGAAAGTGAAGTTGGATAATGGAACGTTGCAACCGGCTCCGCTCACCTTACAGAATACGATTTATGATCAAGAAGGGAAACTGGTAGCAACCCAGAGCCGCTCGTTTGACCTGACACCGCAGGGCGTACAGTCGTTCGAAGCCGATTTCAAGATCAAGAATCCTACATTGTGGCAAGGGCGGAAGAATCCTTATTTATATAAGATCGTGAGTCGCCTGATCCGGAATGGGAAAGTGATAGATGAAGTGGTACAGCCCTTAGGCTTGCGCAAATACGAGATTGTTGCAGGCGAAGGGTTCTATCTGAATGGCGAGAAGTATCCGATGTACGGTGTTACCCGCCATCAGGACTGGTGGGGGCTGGGTAGTGCGTTGAAGAATGAAAATCATGACTTCGACCTGGCTACTATTATGGATATCGGTGCGACAACCGTCCGTTTTGCTCATTATCAGCAATCAGATTACCTCTATTCGCGTTGTGACAGCTTAGGATTGATCATTTGGGCGGAGATTCCTTTCGTGAACCGTGTCTCCGGACAGGAAGCCGAGAACGCCCGTAACCAACTCCGCGAACTGATCCGCCAGAGCTTCAACCATCCGTCCATCTATGTTTGGGGGCTACATAACGAAGTCTATCATCCGCACGAATATACAAAAGAATTGACCCGATCCTTACATGATCTTGCGAAGACGGAAGACCCCGACCGTTACACTGTTTCGGTAAATGGCTACGGACACATGGAGCATCCGGTCAACTTGAATGCTGACATACAGGGAATGAATCGTTATTTTGGCTGGTACGAAAAGAAATTGCAGGATATCGAACCGTGGGTAGAAGGCTTGGAAAAGAACTATCCGGATCAGAAATTGATGCTGACGGAGTATGGAGCCGACGCCAACATTGTCCATCAGACCGAATATCTGGACAATTCACTGAATTGGACGAAACCTTTCTATCCGGAAACTTTTCAGACGAAGACACATGAATACCAGTGGAGCGTGATCGCCAAGCATCCGTATATTGTTGCTTCTTATTTGTGGAACACTTTCGATTTTGCTACTCCGCTGGCTAATCGCGGCGATCTTCCCGCCCGTAACATGAAGGGTATGGTCACTTTTGACCGCAAGACGAAGAAAGACTCTTATTTCTGGTACAAGGCGAACTGGAGTGAAGATCCTGTCTTGTACTTGACACAGCGCCGGAATGTGGATCGCGAAAAGAAAGTTACTTCTATCACCGTTTATTCTAATATCGGAGAACCTAAAGTTTTCTTGAACGGCCAAGAGTTGTCCGGTATCCATAAAGGTTATACAGACGTACATTATATTATAGACAATGTCACCTTGGCAGACGGAAAGAACATTGTGAAGACCGTTGCAAGCAAAGACGGCAAGACATACGAAGACACTATCGAATGGATGTATACCGGAGAGAAAAAACGGGAAGCGGACTCCTTTTCCATCAAAGGTGTACATGCAGGGTTTGAATAA
- a CDS encoding cation:proton antiporter — MGKGTKSIAFYLMMILVFGSLMYFIVKEGESQQVGTAVQTMQNAPQTMGEGFLVFWDSVTHHIQSSMGILLLQIITILIVCRLFGWMFQKIGQPTVIGEIVAGIVLGPSVLGHLLPGVSAFLFPLESLGNITILSQFGLILFMFAIGMELDIGEVRKKLKETILISHTSTIVPFFFGMLTAYYVYGSYAHKGTPFLSFALFIGIAMSITAFPVLARIIQEKGLTKTHLGTISLASAANGDITAWCLLAVVIAIAQAGSMLSAVYNILFSILYILFMFLAVRPFLRMIGHIYHNKEVIDKALVALMFLLLIVSSYFTEILGLHALFGAFIAGVVMPGNIKFRKIMTEKVEDVSLALFLPLFFVSTGLRTEIGLLNTPELWVMCGIFIVVAIIGKFGGALFSARFVGESWKDSFYIGALMNTRGLMELVVLTIGYEMKILPPSIFVMLVLMTLVTTFMTIPLVSFIKLCFKTREKIKEHQVCVEPADGIFKVLLSFGRAGNGQIMLDVAHQMFARGKNKLDLTALHLTVGSDVNPLHTDNFEEVSFGPILYGAKKLGMHIHTRYEVSNNAGQDICDIVNNEGFDFLLVGSGISMSDSPDDIAATRYRTSFYNRYFKRFKAPESWFYPGALLKDKTKMFIARSNCDVGVFINRNFVKATNTLVVISSEEDLFLLDYTRTLLKATHGSVGIVAKMSTTTPGHDQILKELWDFVSSIPQTQLLPDKDLTPGLFNSYNFMLIGYNTWNDVSEHRKEALQKMPSTLILNKNKRSSSDN; from the coding sequence ATGGGTAAAGGAACAAAAAGCATAGCCTTTTATTTGATGATGATCCTGGTCTTTGGCTCACTCATGTATTTCATAGTCAAAGAAGGAGAAAGCCAGCAGGTCGGAACAGCCGTTCAGACCATGCAAAATGCTCCCCAAACTATGGGGGAGGGATTTCTTGTGTTCTGGGATTCGGTTACTCACCATATCCAGTCGTCGATGGGAATCCTTCTTCTGCAAATTATTACCATATTAATTGTCTGCCGCTTGTTCGGTTGGATGTTTCAAAAGATCGGCCAACCCACCGTCATCGGTGAAATCGTAGCCGGTATCGTACTCGGTCCGTCTGTGCTCGGCCATCTTTTGCCGGGTGTATCTGCGTTTCTTTTTCCACTCGAGTCATTAGGTAATATCACCATATTAAGCCAATTCGGTCTTATCCTTTTCATGTTTGCCATCGGTATGGAACTGGATATCGGCGAAGTTCGTAAAAAATTGAAGGAAACTATCCTGATCAGCCATACCAGTACGATCGTGCCGTTTTTCTTCGGTATGCTGACTGCTTATTATGTCTATGGATCTTATGCTCATAAAGGAACACCATTCCTGTCGTTCGCTCTATTTATCGGGATCGCCATGAGTATCACGGCTTTTCCCGTTTTAGCCCGGATTATCCAGGAAAAAGGGTTGACCAAAACACATTTGGGAACTATCTCATTGGCAAGTGCTGCCAACGGAGACATTACTGCCTGGTGCCTGTTGGCCGTCGTGATTGCCATCGCTCAGGCGGGTAGTATGCTGAGTGCCGTTTACAATATATTGTTCTCCATTCTGTACATTCTTTTTATGTTTCTTGCTGTTCGTCCTTTCTTACGGATGATCGGGCATATATACCATAATAAAGAAGTGATTGACAAAGCACTGGTGGCCCTGATGTTCCTGTTACTGATCGTATCCTCCTATTTTACCGAGATATTAGGGTTGCATGCTCTTTTCGGCGCCTTTATTGCAGGCGTGGTCATGCCAGGGAACATCAAATTCCGCAAGATCATGACGGAAAAGGTGGAAGACGTATCATTGGCGCTCTTCCTGCCGCTTTTTTTCGTTTCGACCGGACTGCGTACGGAGATCGGTCTGCTGAACACACCGGAACTTTGGGTCATGTGTGGAATCTTCATCGTAGTGGCTATTATCGGTAAGTTCGGGGGTGCTTTGTTTTCCGCTCGTTTTGTCGGTGAAAGCTGGAAAGACAGTTTTTACATTGGGGCTTTAATGAATACACGCGGTCTGATGGAGCTGGTCGTGTTGACGATCGGTTATGAGATGAAGATATTGCCGCCTTCTATTTTCGTCATGTTGGTTTTGATGACCCTGGTCACGACCTTTATGACAATCCCGTTGGTTTCTTTCATTAAATTGTGTTTCAAGACACGTGAAAAGATTAAGGAACATCAGGTTTGTGTGGAACCGGCCGACGGGATATTTAAGGTTCTCCTTTCATTCGGACGTGCCGGAAACGGACAGATTATGCTTGATGTGGCTCACCAGATGTTTGCCCGTGGAAAGAACAAACTGGATTTGACGGCGCTACACCTGACCGTCGGGTCCGATGTCAATCCGTTACATACGGATAATTTTGAGGAAGTGAGTTTCGGACCGATCTTGTATGGAGCCAAAAAATTAGGTATGCACATCCATACACGCTATGAGGTTTCGAATAACGCCGGACAGGATATTTGCGACATCGTCAATAACGAAGGATTTGACTTCCTGCTGGTCGGTTCCGGCATCTCCATGAGCGACTCGCCGGACGATATCGCGGCTACCCGTTACCGTACTTCCTTCTATAACCGTTATTTCAAACGCTTCAAAGCTCCCGAATCCTGGTTTTATCCTGGTGCGTTGCTGAAAGATAAGACTAAGATGTTTATTGCCCGCAGTAATTGCGACGTCGGTGTATTTATTAACCGAAATTTCGTGAAGGCCACCAATACGTTGGTGGTTATCAGTTCCGAAGAAGATCTCTTTCTGCTCGACTACACAAGGACATTGCTGAAAGCGACTCACGGTTCTGTCGGTATTGTAGCCAAGATGTCCACCACAACACCCGGACATGATCAAATTCTCAAAGAGCTTTGGGATTTCGTCTCGTCCATCCCACAAACCCAGCTGTTACCGGATAAAGACCTGACGCCGGGATTGTTCAATAGCTATAACTTCATGCTGATCGGCTACAACACTTGGAATGACGTATCCGAACACCGTAAAGAGGCCCTTCAAAAGATGCCGTCAACATTGATTTTGAACAAGAACAAACGGAGTTCTTCGGATAATTGA
- a CDS encoding alpha amylase C-terminal domain-containing protein, translated as MESLNLIKNDPWLAPYKEAIEGRYQYVVNKEKNLTGNGRQTLSEMASGYLYFGLHKTKSGWVFREWAPNATAIYMIGTFNEWKKDDRYKLQRLGNGIWEIALAEGLLRHEDLFKLLVEWEGGCGERIPAWIRRVVQDENTKIFSAQVWNPEKPYVFKHKRFKPNVSPLLIYECHIGMASNEEKVGSYDEFRRMVLPRIAKEGYNAIQIMAIQEHPYYGSFGYHVSSFFAASSRFGTPEELKQLIDEAHSMGIAVIMDIVHSHAVKNEVEGLGRFDGSYTQYFLGGARREHPAWDSLCFDYGKNEVLHFLLSNCKFWLDEYKFDGFRFDGVTSMLYYSHGLGEAFCNYADYFNGHQDGDAIAYLTLANKLIHEVNKNAITIAEEVSGMPGLATKYEDGGYGFDYRMAMNIPDYWIKTIKEKKDEDWHPSSIWWETTNRRADEKTISYAESHDQALVGDKTIIFRLIDADMYWHMQKDDHNFMVERGVALHKMIRLVTASTINGGYLNFMGNEFGHPEWIDFPREGNGWSHKYARRQWDLVDNMDLKYHFLGDFDREMLELIRSVKNFQSTPIQKVWDNDEDQILAYMRKDLVFVFNFNPTKSFADYGFLVPKGEYEVVLNTDANRFGGFGLADDTIHHFTQFDPLYKKEKKEWLKLYIPARSAVVLKKVKKAK; from the coding sequence ATGGAGTCGCTAAATCTAATAAAGAATGACCCTTGGCTGGCCCCCTATAAGGAGGCAATAGAAGGACGGTACCAATACGTGGTAAACAAAGAGAAGAACCTGACCGGTAACGGCAGACAGACGTTGTCGGAAATGGCTTCCGGGTATCTCTACTTCGGATTGCATAAGACAAAGAGTGGATGGGTTTTTCGTGAGTGGGCACCCAATGCTACTGCTATATATATGATTGGGACTTTCAACGAATGGAAGAAGGACGATCGGTATAAGTTGCAACGGTTGGGCAATGGCATTTGGGAGATTGCGCTTGCTGAAGGTTTGCTGCGTCATGAAGACCTGTTCAAACTCCTAGTCGAGTGGGAAGGAGGCTGCGGGGAACGTATTCCTGCATGGATACGGCGTGTCGTTCAGGATGAAAATACCAAAATTTTCAGCGCGCAAGTATGGAATCCGGAGAAACCTTATGTGTTCAAGCATAAACGGTTTAAGCCTAATGTCTCTCCATTGCTGATTTATGAATGTCATATCGGTATGGCTTCGAATGAAGAGAAAGTCGGCAGTTACGACGAATTCCGTCGTATGGTGCTGCCCCGTATTGCGAAGGAAGGATATAATGCCATTCAGATTATGGCTATCCAGGAACATCCTTATTATGGTTCGTTCGGTTATCATGTCAGCAGTTTTTTTGCCGCATCTTCCCGTTTTGGTACGCCGGAAGAACTGAAACAGTTGATAGACGAGGCTCATAGTATGGGGATTGCTGTGATTATGGATATCGTACATAGTCATGCTGTCAAGAACGAAGTAGAAGGCCTCGGACGTTTCGATGGATCTTACACGCAATATTTTCTGGGCGGTGCCCGTCGCGAGCATCCGGCATGGGATTCCCTTTGTTTCGACTATGGAAAGAATGAAGTGCTTCATTTTTTGTTGTCGAACTGCAAATTCTGGCTGGACGAGTATAAATTCGACGGTTTCCGTTTTGATGGCGTGACCTCGATGCTTTATTACAGTCACGGACTGGGCGAAGCATTTTGTAATTATGCTGATTATTTTAACGGTCATCAGGATGGTGATGCTATTGCGTATCTGACGTTGGCTAATAAGCTTATCCATGAAGTCAATAAGAATGCGATTACGATTGCCGAAGAAGTAAGCGGAATGCCCGGATTGGCTACCAAATATGAAGATGGCGGTTATGGCTTCGACTACCGTATGGCAATGAATATCCCCGATTACTGGATCAAGACGATCAAGGAAAAGAAAGACGAAGACTGGCATCCTTCTTCCATCTGGTGGGAGACGACGAACCGCCGTGCTGACGAAAAGACAATCAGCTATGCGGAAAGTCATGACCAGGCGTTGGTGGGTGACAAGACGATCATTTTCCGTCTTATCGATGCCGACATGTATTGGCATATGCAGAAAGATGATCACAATTTTATGGTGGAACGGGGTGTAGCTTTGCATAAAATGATCCGTCTGGTCACGGCCTCCACCATCAACGGCGGTTATCTGAACTTTATGGGGAATGAATTTGGCCATCCGGAATGGATCGATTTCCCGCGTGAAGGAAATGGCTGGTCGCATAAGTATGCACGCCGCCAATGGGATTTGGTCGATAATATGGATTTGAAATATCATTTCTTAGGCGATTTCGATCGTGAAATGTTGGAATTGATCCGTAGCGTGAAGAACTTCCAGTCCACTCCGATACAGAAAGTCTGGGATAACGATGAGGATCAGATTTTGGCTTATATGCGAAAAGACTTGGTGTTCGTATTCAATTTCAATCCGACAAAATCGTTTGCCGATTACGGTTTCCTTGTGCCTAAGGGTGAATATGAGGTGGTTCTGAATACCGATGCTAACCGATTCGGTGGCTTCGGGCTCGCGGATGATACCATTCATCATTTCACGCAATTCGATCCATTGTATAAAAAAGAGAAAAAAGAATGGCTCAAATTATACATTCCGGCACGCAGCGCTGTTGTATTGAAGAAAGTAAAGAAAGCGAAATAA